AAAATATCTATCACTATCAAGCATGTCGTGATGATGATGTAACAAATGGTCATTAAGACAGTTGAATAAGGTGACTGAACattttgatggtgatggtaaagtGCTGGCGGCGATGGAGGAGGTGATATATCGGGACAGGAGCAGCGCTGCGAcagtgctggtgatgatactgatactgatacatttattggcccACATATACTACATATCATAAAATAACATTGATTAATTAGTAGACAAAGGTCTGTTAAGCCAAGGCTCCTTTACAGacccaaagaaaaaaacacgaaaaaaaattacaccatTGAAGTTCAGTCCTAAGGCCTAGTACAAAATGCAAAcagtagtaatgacaataattataatagttatataatgatataatactaatgatataatgacaataacaatgataatgaacatgataataatgataatgaacataataataaaaataataacaataataataataataataaaaaaatatataaatataaatgaacTCAAGGAAAATAGTAGAAcaagtaaaacaataataaaagtaaaggtaatagtcataatgagaagaagaggaaatgtttctaactaaaatataataacatcgatcaataataacaatactaataaggacaatacaaaaaattataaaatcataacaataaatatacttataataataataataataatgataataataataacaataataataataataacaataataataatgataactaataATACTCGTAGAGTACAATTAGAAATAATCATCACACGAAgatttaaataagtaaatagtaaAGAAGATGCAGACCAATGGAAATAGATTTCGAAAACAGTAAATTGGAAATTTATGACTAGTAATAAATGCAACAGTTATGATAAAAATACTAATGACAATCGTAacaagaaacattaaaaatgaaagaaaagcataCATCAAAACAGCAATTAAGTCATTTATGAAAAAGTTTGGATGTAAGACAGCATGACAATGGCAtatacacacaagaaaagaaaagaaaaaatagtatacATATGTTTATCAAGTTTCTCCAAACAATATTCCTTTTACTCTAATTTCAAAAAGTGTTTTTGATGTAGTGTTTTTTATATCCTCTGGTAGAAGATTCTACTGGGAGTCTCCTCTACTGGAAAGGCACCGTTTGGCATGCGATGTCCTACATAGTGGGATGGTAACATTATTGGGGGTACCTTGTATTCCTGGCTGGTGCTACGCGTTGGAAGTCTCTTGTAATATGTGGGAAAGATAATGACTTGTGGACAAATGATACAGTTTGCAAAGTGACAATGTCTTGGAATTTTAAAGAGTTTTAGATCTTTAAATAAGGGATCAGTGTGAGCATATCGGTGACTGAAGGTCATAACACgtagcaactttttttttctgaataatAAAAATGCTGTTGATTAAAGTGTCAAATGCTCCTCCCCAAACAGATGAACAATAAAGTAAGTAAAGATAAGCTAAGGATTGATAAATTTGACGAAGACAATCAGTTGTGATATTATTCCTAACTGACTAATACTCCTATTAATTTGTTAAGTTTAGTGTTAAGCATGGCTATGTGAGATTTCCATTTCAACTTATTATCTACAGTGACACCTAAAAACTTACATTCAGCTTGTTCAAGCAAATAATTGTCAAGGGAAATGTCAATCTTGGGTGACTGTAACATAACTGGAGAAGATACCATGTAATGAGTTTTGGAAATATTGAGAGTCAGTTTATTGCTTTTCATCCAATTAAAAAGATGTTGAAGTTCATTGTTTAAGGTATTTTTCATAACATTAAGGTCTTGCTCCTGAATATAAATAGTGGTGTCATCTGTGAACAGGATAGATTTAAGTTGACCAGAGCTACGagtaatatcattaatatacctatagaagaaagaggatgggaCCCAAAATTGATCCTTGAGGCACCCTATAATCAACCGGAGCGAAAGATGACTGTAGTGACAGCGTGATACGCATTGTGGTTTAAGACGATGGCGGTAGACATAGTCATTAATGACAGCAGATAGAGCGGTAACAGTTTTGGCAGTAGAGATCCTTCAGCTGCTGTACTAGTAAAGTTAACATATTTCCGACACTGACagaggcagcggcagcagcctTCGAGGGGTGGCGGCTACGCAGCACTAAAGAGCGCGCAGCAGTTCTCTTGAAGGTGCGGGACTGTCTGCTTCAGGAGAAGGACATCATTGCCACCGTGCTCAGCAGAGAAAACGTAAGTGCGCCCCGTGCTCACGTCAGAGTGTGTCGGTGAGGCTTAActacatgtttattttttacatgatTGACATGATTGAGTCAAACTTGTAATGTCCTTTCTTTAATACAAAatcataatgatttttttttattaatattttgttttcacacacacacacacacacacacacacacacacagagagagagagagagagagagagagagagagagagagagagagagagagagagagagagagagggggggggggagattaaaaagaagcaaaattcaTCATGAAAATCTCTTTgtattgatcctcctcctcagggGAAGCCGTTGGGCGAGGCTGCAGGGGAGGTGGGATTCGCAGCGTCCTTCTTTGAATGGTTTGCTGAGGAGGCTCGAAGGCAGTATGGTGAAACCATCCCTAGCCCCTTCCCCTCCAAGCGGCTGGTCACCGTGAGGCAACCCGTCGGGGTGGCCGCCCTCATCACGCCAGTGAGTAGAGCTCAAAGCGATGGACGTACGccatctcttcacacacacacacacacacacaaacacgtattCCTATCTCCAGCACGCCCCGCCATCATTATGGGACTTTTCCTCTGTGATCCATTAGAGGCATGGAAAGGACACACATGAACGACCTTCTCCCTCCACAGGGTCAAGGGCGGAGAAGGTCAGTGTGAAGATACGATGTTTACTTCTCAGAATCGTTCGCCATGCATTCCTGGACGATCATtatctcatttttatcttccaAAAGAACACTCATTGCAACATTCATTTCTCAATCATGTGTTGAACaaataacaatttcattactaACTACAGTAAGTcttacttcttttttgtttcgccCAGTAGTATCATGAAAAGCTGTTGTTCTTCGCGTTGTTTCTAACACGTAGCCACGCCACAAGTCTGCCTGGAAGTTTTTGGCACCGAGACATGGCTAGATCTGAATACGTGGTCCCAGGCTGCATGAGTGTCATTCTCCTCCACTCATCGCCTCCTCttcaccaaaaaaataaagacagaatcTCTCGcaataattatgttttttttttttttttttttactggtaaTAGCagtgagacaaacagacatcaTGAGAAATACTGCATGAACTGCAATGTAGTCAAGGAAGTACACATGCAAGGATTTCGTTTGTATTTACAtgataaaacacactaaaatccaactttttttttttttttcctatcagtGGAACTTTCCCATCGGAATGATTGGGCGCAAGGTTGCCGCCGTCCTGGCCGCTGGCTGCACTTGTGTCGTCAAGCCTGCAGAGGACACGCCACTCACTGCCCTCTTCTTCGCGAAGGTAACGCCTGCATGGCCGCTACGCTCATTGTCGACCAGTTGCAACTTTTAGAGATCCTCCAGTATGCTTTTAACATGGCTCTCTTCTTGTAGATATGTGAGCGTGCGGGGGTGCCTCCTGGAGTGGTCAACGTAGTGCCGTGTTCCAGGGAGAGGGTAGAAGAAGTGGGGGCGGCCCTGTGTGCCTCTCCCCGCGTGCAGGTGCTCTCTTTCACTGGCTCCACAGCTGTTGGCAAGGTAATTAAACGATCTTCGTAAACCTGCAAGTGTTGTTTTCTTACCGATAGTGCAAGGTGTATGACAGATTGTGTATTAAAAGGTTCACACATACGTTATTCATCAAGTGAAATGAatcagtaattgtagtagtattcATTTACACATGCGATTTACATGAAAATTTGATacatgaaccagagagagagagagagagagagagagagagagagtggtgataaGTTCTAAATGGATATTCGTGACCGCTGTAGTCGGATCGTCACACTAACTACATTCTTTCCTGACAGTGGCTATACTCCCGCTGCGGGCCGACAGTGAAGAAGCTTGCCCTGGAGCTTGGAGGTGATGCGCCTTTCATTGTGTTTCCGTCTGCTGACCTTACTCGAGCCGTTGAAGGAGCGATGGCCTCCAAATTCCGCAACACTggccaagtatttttttttttttttcttttcttactatcGACTGGACCACATGAACTGTGGATTACAACAGCATTTTCTAAGAGACTTTGATGACTACTCTCTTAATTTCATATACGTACTTGTAATTTGCTATACAATTCAAAATAGTAAAGCAATCAAATAATCTTTCCCCAGACCTGCGTCACGGCCAACCGCATCTTTGTGCACGAGTCCATTCATGATAAGTTTGTGTCTTGTTTCGCCTCCGCGATGGACGCCGAGCTGAAGGTGGGCCGTGGCCTGGAGAAGGGCATCAATCAGGGACCCATCATCAACCAGCGACAGTTCGACCGAGTCAGTACCGATGGTTGGGTTTTCAGATAGAATTGTAATAGTTAGACATATGCTAGGCGTTCACATGATTTGCTAATAAACTTCATGGAATTGAGAGCACAATAAAGTGATTCATTTTGTTCGGGGCAGCTCGTGAAGATTGTTAAAGACTCTGTGTCAGCCGGAGCCAAGACGGTGCGAGGAGGGCTCTCCCTTGGGGGCCTCTTCTACGCCCCAACACTCCTGACTGGAATCAAGATGGACATGCCAGTGGTGACTCAGGAGATCTTCGGTCCCGTCGCTGCCATCATCCCATTCCAGAACGAAGAAGAGGTGATCAGGCTTGCCAACACGACCGATAAGGGACTGGCAGGTACGTACATTTGAAAATGGCTTACTGTATCAATGACGTGACCGCTACGCGATTCGTAATAacattgctttctttcctttcacaggCTATTTCTACTCCAACGATGTGAGTCAAGTATGGAGGGTGGCAGAGGCTCTGGATGTAGGCATGGTGGGCGTGAACGAGCCAATGGTGTCTTCATGTGAGGCGCCCTTCGGAGGCTTCAAGCAGTCAGGACTAGGCAAGGAGGGGTCGAGATACGGCCTGGACGAGTTCACACATCTAAAATACATTTGCTTCGGTATATAGACGGAAAAGCTTTTGGTTCTTTATTTTACCATGACCCCAAGATCTTTGAACGTACTGAGTGATAAGTGCTACTTTGTGACGGCGACCACCGCCGCACGTACAGATGCATGCTGCTCGGTTATCCACTACACCTGGTCATCTATAACATGTGATTGAAACTTAACTAGGACAGCGattgtacattcctcattcactTCCCCACACATGATATGACGACACTTTCCCATCCCTGGAGCAGCAAGGGACCGGGATGATAAACTCCTTCCTTGGATCAAAGGCATCAGCCAATAGCCAATGCCATGGTGGGCTTCATACCTCCAAACTGTTTCTTCAGCTCTTGTTACCTAAACACTGAAAGGATGCAATCAAAAGTATACTCAGTGAGGTTGTTATACATCTCTTCTGGAAATAAAATATCGACCTACAGCGCAATTACCTAACACTTTATCATTATCTATCCTGTCACTTCGTCTTCCCGCGTCTCGCATTTGACATTCATAAATTTACAAAATTCATGTgatttactcattttctttcacagtACAATTTTtaccctcctgtgtgtgtgtaattcaccacggtcgtctactggtcaccgagccagccttccccattaaggagcgagctcagagctcatagaccgatcttcgggtaggactgagaccacaacacacatcacacaccgggaaagcgaggtcttaatctctcaagttacatcccgcacctacttgctgctaagtgaacaggggctacacattaagcagcttgcccatatgcctcgtcgcgcccggaactcgaacccggacctctTCGGTTGAGCTGAGTGTTTTAACCActtcactacgcggtgtgtgtgtgcgcgctccttcctcctccccaaatATTTTGACGTCTACGTCATCCCATGAAGGATGACTAGaataaaaaatgtcaataacaattataattatattgaaaaataaattataataacaacaatgataataataacaataataataataataataataataataataataataataataataataataataataataatgataaataaatttcTAGTTTTGGCATTGTAACAGCAATAatcatttatcatcattattaatactgctattgttattattattattattactactattattattattaacaatagtaacaatgagaataataataataataataataataataataataataatagtaacaataataataataataataatggtataaTCTACCTCTGTACATACTTACCAAAACAATATCCCTAGGACAGTTGCTGTCTCTtagtaaaaaaacaaagcacAAAGGAAATAGAGGTGATTCACAGCTCTGGGTCAGTGTCCCTGTGGAGGAAGTAGTGCTGTGTGGAGACAAGGTAAggaggtgcacacacacacacacacacacacacacacacacacacacacacacacacacatcttgggAAGGAGGCAGGGTGAAAAGCCTTTATGAGTTTAGCTAATGACTATTATAATTACTTTGTGGTGTgattcatcattcatttgctGATAAAAGCTAAATCGCATTTCTTGGATCTCAAGTTGAAATTTGTCACTCACCAATGAAGTCCTGCATTAattaatacaagaaaatataccTATTGCTATCATAAATAAGCTACTTATAAAATGATGACAAATGAAACCTATATATGCTAATAGATGGTATGGATAATGACAGATTAAAAACTAATCCATAAGGCCATAATCAATCATAACCTATGACAATTGCAGTTCAGTGAGATGATAAATTCAGTCACAGAAATCAATCATATATGTAACAGATATTGTGCATCTAAATATCACATGTATCATTATCAACCAAACTGCTTGGTAAAACCACATTAGTTTGAATTCCCAATTAGTCAAGCACAAATATCTTCGAACAGTAATGTTGTTTTTTTGCACTAATATTAAACCACCAGTCAATTTATAttaaaaaatcatcaaatgCAAAGTTGGAGGATTTTTGTATGCAGCCTGAAGCTTAGAATCAcaagttctttcttttccacttcctttttAATTAATATAGTATATCCATAccttataatgttaatattcaAGAAATTTACTGAGAAATGAAAACTCATTGAGCCTTGAACCACCTTAATAACACATTCTATCCTTAGACAGTACTATGTAGATAGGTACATGAGTTCTGAAACTCATGGATGGCTAGGATGTGATGTCATACAACATTAAAGGCAATCTTAACTTATTCATTACTTGGGATGATAAAATCAATAAGGTCAAACATATGCTGATTATTAAACTGTGAAAATATAACTTTCTTTATAAAACAACATAGGCCAAGAAGGTACAACCTCTGGTAACATACTAAGGAAAATTTATATGCATCATATCCTAAATTATGAAATATAATCTCTTTCTGCCTTttaggagaaaaaacaaaaagcagtaaataaaaaacataactAAGTATACTCCCGAATAAAATTACCTTCCTACACATGTAATTAACAAATTTATGAGGTTATCCATTAAAAAATCACACTAGtttattcataatttttttactCTGATTAGTTAAAATAATTCTCACTCtgagaaatagaaaagtgtTATCTCTCTTGCTTACATCTATCCATCAATACTTTAAAAAGTAACTGCACAAGAATgcttggttaaaaaaaaatgagaaagagagagagagagagagagagagagagagagagagagagagagagagagagagagagagagagagagagagagagagagagagagagagagagagagagagagagagagagagagagagagaattttgtgaTGCATTGCATTATGCCTTTCATTTCTCACATCACCACATGCCACACTTCTCCTCCAGTTCTGCTCCACTAATCATAACTGTGACTTGTTCCTCCTGCTTATCAGGTCAGGATTTATCACAATACATTATgaagttgttattgtagtatataacaaaaataaatacatatataaaataaaataaacaaaatctttAAGTTATCAAAACAATTTATCAAAGCAATGCAGCTAAAAGAAGCAAGATATGAATACCACAACACATGCTGCAAGGGAATACTAAACACAACCTAGGAACAAAGAAGAGCTTAAGCAACTCTGGCACCATTTTGAagggaatacaaaaaaagaggGACCAGCCTGACAAAAATAACTTTCTGATAATCACCAGGTCCTCCAGGTTTATTGAAAAAAATCTGTatgagtagaaaagaaaagttccTTAAAGCACAAAGAAATCAATATCATGGATCAGAAAACCATCTTGAAAAGAATTGAAAACTTTAACAAGCCATATTATTTCAAAACAAGATCTCCTTCATTTTTAAAGTAATTATTTTCAATGTAGCAAAGActtagtaaaataaaataaaaaatttacaTATTAAAGAGCAATAATGAcaaatttgatatttttttctagaaaattaagaaaaatactaaaaataaaattaatcacTGATGAAAGGAACAATAACTTCATAGTATTTTTTGTAACTGTGGAGACTTGTTGGTCCCTATTCTCAcatgaaggagataaatgtgcaATAAAAGCTGTAAGAGATAGACTTTAAGTATACAGTGGTGGAATGGGGGAATCAGCAGAGGTACCATA
The sequence above is drawn from the Portunus trituberculatus isolate SZX2019 chromosome 41, ASM1759143v1, whole genome shotgun sequence genome and encodes:
- the LOC123517118 gene encoding succinate-semialdehyde dehydrogenase, mitochondrial-like translates to MSDELITRALVGGQWINGRGGTFPVTDPATGDEIARVADCTTAEVTSAIEAAAAAFEGWRLRSTKERAAVLLKVRDCLLQEKDIIATVLSRENGKPLGEAAGEVGFAASFFEWFAEEARRQYGETIPSPFPSKRLVTVRQPVGVAALITPWNFPIGMIGRKVAAVLAAGCTCVVKPAEDTPLTALFFAKICERAGVPPGVVNVVPCSRERVEEVGAALCASPRVQVLSFTGSTAVGKWLYSRCGPTVKKLALELGGDAPFIVFPSADLTRAVEGAMASKFRNTGQTCVTANRIFVHESIHDKFVSCFASAMDAELKVGRGLEKGINQGPIINQRQFDRLVKIVKDSVSAGAKTVRGGLSLGGLFYAPTLLTGIKMDMPVVTQEIFGPVAAIIPFQNEEEVIRLANTTDKGLAGYFYSNDVSQVWRVAEALDVGMVGVNEPMVSSCEAPFGGFKQSGLGKEGSRYGLDEFTHLKYICFGI